In Methanooceanicella nereidis, one DNA window encodes the following:
- a CDS encoding phosphoglycerol geranylgeranyltransferase: MIDWRKWRHITKLDPDKPITPKDVAAIVDSGTDAIMVSGTQNITKENVANLVGMLKEYSIPKVLEPANIDGLRDDLDFIFVPSIINTDVSFWIMGAHKEWVQHYKVDWDRIIPEAYIVLNPRSAVAIVTKAKTDIPVKEVAAYAECADRFFHFPVVYIEYSGTYGDPAVVKAVKEKLDKSVLYYGGGINSREKAEEMAKYADTIIVGNAVYENGGIEKLKETVVR; encoded by the coding sequence ATGATTGACTGGAGGAAATGGAGACACATCACCAAACTTGACCCGGACAAGCCGATAACTCCAAAGGACGTCGCAGCGATAGTAGATTCTGGCACTGATGCCATCATGGTCTCGGGTACCCAGAACATCACGAAAGAGAACGTAGCGAACTTAGTGGGCATGCTGAAGGAATACAGCATCCCCAAAGTGCTTGAGCCGGCCAACATCGACGGTCTTAGGGATGACCTTGATTTCATTTTCGTGCCGTCGATCATTAATACGGATGTCTCATTCTGGATAATGGGCGCCCATAAGGAATGGGTGCAGCATTATAAAGTGGACTGGGATAGGATCATCCCTGAAGCATACATTGTATTAAATCCCCGCTCTGCGGTAGCGATAGTTACCAAGGCAAAGACCGATATACCTGTAAAAGAGGTCGCTGCATATGCGGAATGCGCGGACAGGTTCTTCCACTTCCCAGTGGTGTACATCGAGTATAGCGGTACTTACGGAGACCCTGCGGTCGTGAAGGCCGTCAAGGAAAAGCTGGATAAGTCCGTCCTGTACTATGGCGGCGGCATAAACTCCAGGGAGAAAGCCGAGGAAATGGCAAAATATGCCGATACCATAATAGTCGGTAACGCGGTCTACGAGAACGGCGGTATCGAAAAGCTTAAAGAAACAGTCGTAAGATAA
- a CDS encoding HEAT repeat domain-containing protein, whose product MSAGRTEKGVEMLIRELKYAADRELRIEAIIALGSSGDPRAIGPLIEALNFEDADIRREAAIALGCIGDTRVVGPLIEALKSSYSGLRISSAIALGSIGDPRAVEPLIEGLKDRDEAVRQNAAWALGKIGDPRAVLPLIRVLKDKFEEVRENTAWALGNIGDGRAVEPLIETLNDGDDAVRRSVVIALGTINDARAIGPLVQSLKDRDEAIRREAVIAFINFKEKAVIPLINGLKDKNEMVRQNSAWALGEIRDQRAVGPLIETLKDSNKSVRWDAAWALVRIGDEGAVEALIEAMKSDNRFVRLNAIWALGEIRDKRAVEPLIEALKDRNDIFRKAAIVALGSIGDTRAIKPLIEAIRQGDEAIQQEAAISFNNIGKESVGTLMEALNDEDYRVRKVAALSLGDLGDPRAIDPLVKALKDNDQAVRWDAAWALVKLGNKGSITSLLEALKDEDPDMRLKAAWALGEIGNPVAIMPLIGALKDEDNYVRNNSSMSLAVIFESVIKQLKSEDFVTRGNAAIYTLQLLDPLIRSLDDDNIMVRTAVVGAFVRMMEPLLNVLHEVRAGAVEAVIRRIIGPLIRALKDERRKGRLQESDALRLISNEYVIGALTKALKDTDPDIRGNAAITMLVILDPLIKALNDENNDVRRKAIYAFLELTGPLLKVLMELHENAADVFIRRIIGPLTRALNDDDMYVRSNSAITMFRMVEQITPMLNTGGEGLRISAAMNLGKIKDVRATTSLVPSLKDENENIRREAAISLGVLGDPRAVAPLIEALDDPSMLVRREAAWALVSIGDLAVMPLIKAANEGTCTYKWELVWALGELKDPRAIETLLLSLKDSDERVRREAAWALRFVSDVRTVELLKRAVEENADLKEAMIAFKSMGDADTLDSILKALTEKVEQMKVAEIEALKVPK is encoded by the coding sequence ATGTCAGCAGGCCGGACAGAAAAGGGCGTAGAGATGCTCATCCGTGAGCTGAAATACGCGGCAGACAGGGAGTTGCGCATAGAAGCGATAATAGCACTGGGCAGTTCGGGCGATCCCCGTGCCATCGGGCCTCTCATCGAGGCGTTGAATTTTGAGGATGCTGACATCAGGAGAGAGGCCGCGATAGCCCTTGGCTGCATCGGCGATACACGAGTGGTCGGTCCCCTCATCGAAGCTTTAAAAAGCTCATATAGCGGCCTCAGGATAAGTTCCGCCATAGCACTGGGCAGCATCGGCGATCCCCGCGCTGTGGAACCTTTGATCGAAGGGCTGAAGGACAGGGATGAGGCTGTGCGCCAAAACGCTGCATGGGCTCTCGGAAAGATCGGCGATCCCCGCGCTGTGCTTCCTCTTATTCGGGTGTTGAAAGACAAATTCGAGGAAGTCAGGGAAAACACCGCATGGGCTCTTGGAAACATCGGTGACGGTCGTGCAGTGGAACCGTTGATCGAAACCTTAAATGACGGCGATGACGCGGTTCGAAGAAGCGTGGTTATAGCTCTCGGCACGATAAATGATGCGCGTGCAATAGGCCCGCTGGTCCAATCCCTCAAGGACAGGGATGAGGCGATAAGGCGCGAGGCCGTGATAGCGTTCATTAATTTTAAAGAAAAAGCAGTGATCCCTCTCATTAACGGTTTAAAGGATAAGAACGAGATGGTAAGGCAAAACTCCGCGTGGGCGCTGGGCGAGATCCGCGACCAGAGGGCGGTCGGTCCGCTCATCGAGACTCTCAAGGATAGTAACAAATCCGTACGGTGGGACGCCGCGTGGGCACTCGTCAGGATAGGCGATGAAGGGGCGGTCGAGGCTCTTATCGAAGCTATGAAAAGCGATAACCGGTTCGTCAGGCTTAACGCTATATGGGCGCTGGGCGAGATACGCGATAAAAGGGCAGTCGAGCCTTTAATAGAAGCCCTGAAGGACAGAAATGACATTTTCAGAAAAGCCGCGATAGTGGCGCTGGGCAGCATCGGCGACACGAGAGCCATAAAGCCGCTTATAGAAGCAATACGCCAGGGCGATGAGGCGATCCAGCAGGAAGCCGCCATTTCCTTTAACAATATAGGGAAAGAATCGGTCGGCACCCTGATGGAAGCGCTTAACGATGAGGATTACAGGGTCCGTAAGGTGGCAGCATTATCACTGGGCGACCTGGGAGATCCTCGGGCTATTGACCCGCTTGTAAAAGCGCTGAAAGATAATGACCAGGCTGTCAGGTGGGATGCCGCGTGGGCGCTGGTAAAACTTGGAAATAAAGGCTCTATAACTTCTCTTCTGGAAGCGCTAAAGGACGAAGACCCGGACATGCGGCTTAAAGCGGCATGGGCGCTGGGCGAGATCGGGAACCCTGTGGCAATAATGCCGCTGATAGGGGCGTTAAAGGACGAGGATAATTATGTCAGGAATAACTCTTCGATGTCCCTGGCTGTCATTTTTGAATCCGTCATCAAGCAGCTTAAGAGCGAAGATTTTGTCACGCGCGGAAATGCGGCCATATACACGCTTCAGTTACTTGACCCTCTTATCAGGTCACTGGACGATGACAATATCATGGTCAGGACAGCGGTCGTGGGCGCTTTTGTAAGGATGATGGAACCGCTCCTGAACGTGCTTCACGAGGTCCGCGCAGGCGCCGTAGAAGCGGTCATTCGCAGGATAATAGGCCCGCTGATCAGGGCGCTAAAGGACGAGAGGAGAAAAGGGCGGCTTCAGGAATCAGACGCGCTAAGGCTAATATCTAACGAGTATGTAATAGGGGCACTGACCAAGGCCTTGAAAGACACGGACCCGGATATCCGCGGTAATGCTGCTATCACAATGCTGGTGATCCTCGACCCGCTGATCAAGGCATTGAACGACGAGAACAACGATGTAAGGAGAAAGGCCATCTATGCGTTCCTGGAACTTACCGGGCCGTTATTAAAAGTGCTCATGGAATTGCATGAGAACGCCGCAGACGTTTTCATTCGCAGGATAATAGGCCCGCTGACCAGGGCGCTCAACGACGATGACATGTATGTCAGGAGCAATTCCGCCATCACGATGTTCAGGATGGTCGAGCAGATCACGCCGATGCTGAATACAGGCGGGGAAGGATTGCGTATCAGCGCGGCAATGAACCTGGGCAAAATTAAGGATGTAAGAGCCACCACATCACTGGTCCCCTCATTAAAAGATGAAAATGAGAATATAAGGCGCGAGGCGGCGATATCTCTGGGGGTGCTGGGAGATCCCAGGGCAGTTGCGCCGCTCATAGAGGCCCTGGACGACCCGAGCATGCTGGTAAGGCGTGAAGCCGCGTGGGCTCTGGTGAGCATAGGGGATCTAGCTGTAATGCCTCTCATAAAAGCCGCGAACGAGGGCACGTGTACGTATAAATGGGAACTTGTCTGGGCGCTGGGGGAGTTAAAGGACCCCAGGGCTATAGAGACATTATTGCTGTCCTTGAAGGATAGCGATGAAAGGGTGCGCCGCGAAGCTGCGTGGGCGCTGAGATTCGTCAGCGACGTCAGGACCGTAGAGCTCTTAAAACGCGCTGTGGAAGAAAACGCCGACCTAAAGGAAGCGATGATAGCGTTCAAGAGCATGGGTGATGCCGATACTCTGGACTCGATACTAAAAGCGCTGACAGAAAAAGTTGAACAGATGAAGGTAGCCGAGATAGAAGCTCTGAAAGTCCCGAAATAA
- a CDS encoding Ni/Fe hydrogenase subunit alpha: MVKQIKIAPVSRIEGHAQVTIDVDDSGKVSDARLNIMEVRGFEKFLVGRPVEEAPRTVTQICGICPVSHHLAGAKAVDACFGVETAPTAKLLRELMQYGQFIHSHSLHFYFLAAPDFVFGPDASPEQRNVFGIIAANPELAVQAVKFRKVGQQIVEATAGRSISPVTSVPGGITKGLTQADVDRLLPMAKEAVEFSKATLALAKPIFNQYIDAIKILGEADSMHLGLVKNGNLELYDGQLRLIGKDGATIKEFDPKDYLNYIAEYVYPHSYLKAPYWKEMGWENGMYRVSPLSRINACDQISTPLANAELQEFRKAFGRPAQLTLLYHYARLIELLYSSERAVEMLSDPAITGKELRVPVKARAGTGVGVIEAPRGTLMHDYDTDENGIITKANIIVATAHNNKAMNVGLKNTAQKIIDTPTPAEGILNRMEMVIRAYDPCFSCATHTVAGKMPLEVVLNTPSGKQVLRR, translated from the coding sequence ATGGTAAAACAGATCAAAATCGCACCAGTATCAAGAATTGAAGGCCACGCACAGGTCACGATCGATGTCGATGACAGCGGCAAGGTCAGCGACGCAAGGCTTAACATCATGGAAGTAAGGGGATTCGAGAAGTTCCTCGTCGGCAGGCCGGTAGAAGAGGCCCCCAGGACCGTCACCCAGATCTGCGGTATCTGCCCCGTATCTCACCACCTGGCAGGAGCCAAGGCAGTAGACGCATGCTTCGGTGTTGAGACCGCCCCGACCGCAAAGCTCCTCCGTGAGCTCATGCAGTACGGCCAGTTCATACACTCCCACTCGCTGCACTTCTACTTCCTCGCAGCACCGGACTTCGTGTTCGGCCCGGACGCAAGCCCTGAGCAGAGGAACGTATTCGGCATCATAGCCGCAAACCCTGAGCTCGCCGTACAGGCAGTCAAGTTCAGGAAAGTCGGCCAGCAGATCGTCGAAGCGACCGCAGGCAGGTCCATATCCCCGGTCACCTCAGTTCCGGGAGGCATAACCAAGGGACTTACCCAGGCAGATGTCGACAGGCTCTTACCGATGGCCAAGGAAGCAGTAGAGTTCTCCAAGGCAACTCTCGCACTTGCAAAGCCAATATTCAACCAGTACATAGACGCGATCAAGATCCTCGGCGAAGCAGATTCCATGCACCTCGGTCTTGTCAAGAACGGTAACCTCGAACTGTACGACGGTCAGTTAAGGCTTATCGGCAAGGACGGCGCGACCATCAAGGAATTTGACCCGAAGGACTACCTCAACTACATAGCAGAGTACGTTTACCCGCACTCTTACCTGAAGGCACCGTACTGGAAGGAGATGGGCTGGGAGAACGGCATGTACCGTGTGTCCCCGCTGTCCAGGATAAATGCCTGTGACCAGATCAGCACCCCGCTCGCCAACGCTGAGCTCCAGGAGTTCAGAAAGGCATTCGGCAGGCCGGCACAGCTGACCCTCCTGTACCACTACGCAAGGCTCATTGAACTGTTATACTCGTCTGAGAGAGCAGTCGAGATGCTGTCCGACCCGGCCATCACCGGCAAGGAACTCCGCGTACCAGTCAAGGCACGCGCAGGCACTGGAGTAGGAGTCATTGAGGCACCGAGAGGCACCCTCATGCACGACTACGACACTGATGAGAACGGCATTATCACCAAGGCCAACATCATCGTCGCAACTGCCCACAACAACAAGGCAATGAACGTAGGCCTGAAGAACACCGCCCAGAAGATCATCGACACCCCGACCCCGGCAGAGGGTATCCTCAACAGGATGGAAATGGTCATCAGGGCATACGACCCGTGCTTCTCCTGCGCTACCCACACCGTAGCAGGCAAGATGCCCTTAGAGGTCGTTCTTAACACCCCCTCAGGCAAGCAGGTCTTAAGGAGATAA
- a CDS encoding hydrogenase, giving the protein MGKVKVIESWLGACAGCEISVLDLHETLLPVLEKIEFAYIPVLMDVKHPPKATVGIVSGGVRNSDNLHELLEIRKNCDILIALGSCACFGGNPGLANLFTTEELLSEVYVTTKSTKNEIGRNPYMDGLPTILPEMRAVGDYVKVDVMIPGCGPNPAMIGAAILSLLGGAPYELSTKSVCDECPREKSERNLKKILRPFEGTVDDKKCLFEQGYLCSGSATRAGCGARCPTAGAACRGCFGPCENSVEQGAAMISAVTSCYGLDDDPNTDLDAMVADIYDPIGNFYKYTLPSSLLNKKAIEKTAAKK; this is encoded by the coding sequence ATGGGAAAGGTAAAAGTAATTGAGTCTTGGCTGGGCGCATGTGCCGGTTGTGAAATATCGGTACTTGACCTTCACGAGACACTGTTGCCCGTTTTAGAGAAAATCGAGTTCGCTTATATCCCGGTTTTAATGGATGTAAAGCACCCGCCAAAGGCGACTGTAGGTATAGTATCCGGTGGTGTCAGGAACAGCGACAACCTCCACGAGCTTCTCGAGATCAGGAAGAACTGCGACATACTTATCGCACTCGGAAGCTGCGCATGCTTCGGCGGAAACCCCGGTCTTGCTAACTTATTCACCACAGAGGAGCTTCTTAGTGAGGTCTACGTGACCACGAAGAGCACTAAGAACGAGATAGGCAGGAACCCGTACATGGACGGTCTCCCGACCATACTGCCCGAAATGAGAGCAGTAGGCGACTACGTCAAGGTAGATGTCATGATCCCGGGCTGCGGACCGAACCCCGCGATGATCGGCGCTGCAATATTATCATTACTCGGCGGCGCACCGTACGAGCTCAGCACGAAGTCTGTATGTGACGAGTGTCCCAGAGAGAAGTCCGAGAGGAACCTCAAGAAGATCCTCAGGCCATTCGAGGGCACCGTGGACGACAAGAAGTGCCTGTTCGAGCAGGGATACCTCTGCAGCGGCTCTGCCACCAGGGCAGGCTGTGGCGCAAGATGCCCCACCGCAGGCGCAGCATGCCGTGGCTGCTTCGGCCCGTGTGAGAACTCCGTAGAGCAGGGTGCAGCGATGATCTCTGCAGTAACATCATGCTACGGTCTCGACGACGATCCGAACACTGACCTCGACGCAATGGTCGCGGACATATACGACCCGATAGGTAACTTCTACAAGTACACCTTACCATCCTCGTTACTGAACAAGAAGGCTATCGAGAAGACAGCAGCTAAGAAATAA
- a CDS encoding tripartite tricarboxylate transporter permease: protein MIELSLPLLSLSVLTGIIIGIFAGLLPGVHVNNTSAILLGMSPALVTSGMAELYVAVIIIASTISQSFFDIIPAIFLGAPDDATTMAVMPGHRMLLDGKGIEAIRLSAMGSGLAIPISLLLLAPLAYFFMSYYGTLQKNMAAVLILISVFVLLSSKGRGPFPDIRDRLRQVSWASIIFLTSGFLGITAFILEPLISPLVNIGAPTMLLPLLSGLFGAPALMMSLWSSSNIPRQADKMITLQGRDIVKGALIGTASGALVSWFPGVSAGVATTITGIFSGSRDDDSDKKHIVSISGVSTAGAIFSLVALFVIMRPRSGAVVAAQELLGGEINFDTFILFLVIICAAGVTSYLLMLTAGSTFAGLFSRLDYSGLNRTVLVFLTTMCLLMTGTLGLMVFVISTLIGVASHIIDVRKTCLMGVLLVPCILYFL from the coding sequence GTGATCGAACTATCATTGCCACTTTTATCGCTATCGGTCCTGACCGGCATTATCATAGGGATCTTTGCCGGCCTGCTTCCGGGCGTCCATGTCAACAATACATCCGCCATACTGCTGGGAATGTCACCTGCCCTGGTGACATCGGGAATGGCAGAACTATATGTTGCAGTGATCATCATAGCCAGCACGATATCCCAGAGCTTCTTCGATATTATTCCGGCGATATTTCTAGGCGCACCGGACGATGCGACGACAATGGCCGTAATGCCGGGACACAGGATGTTACTAGACGGGAAAGGCATAGAGGCGATAAGGCTATCGGCAATGGGCAGCGGCCTCGCCATTCCTATATCATTGTTGCTGCTTGCCCCGCTGGCATATTTCTTCATGTCATATTACGGGACATTACAAAAGAACATGGCAGCAGTACTTATTTTAATCTCGGTCTTCGTACTTCTGTCCAGTAAAGGTCGCGGACCTTTTCCGGACATACGTGACAGGCTCAGGCAGGTATCCTGGGCGTCCATAATATTTCTGACCAGCGGCTTTCTCGGCATTACTGCCTTCATCCTCGAGCCGCTTATCTCCCCGCTGGTGAACATTGGCGCGCCTACCATGCTTTTACCGCTGCTTTCCGGGCTTTTTGGTGCTCCGGCCCTGATGATGAGCTTATGGTCTTCTTCAAATATCCCGAGACAGGCTGACAAAATGATCACTTTACAGGGAAGGGACATCGTGAAAGGCGCGTTGATAGGTACGGCATCAGGTGCCCTGGTCTCATGGTTCCCGGGAGTGAGCGCCGGTGTCGCGACTACCATCACAGGCATATTTTCGGGATCGAGAGATGATGACTCTGATAAAAAGCATATTGTGTCCATATCGGGTGTAAGTACGGCAGGAGCGATATTTTCCCTGGTCGCGCTTTTCGTCATAATGAGACCCAGGAGCGGGGCGGTCGTGGCAGCCCAGGAGCTGCTTGGAGGCGAGATCAACTTCGATACGTTTATTCTGTTCCTGGTGATAATTTGTGCTGCAGGAGTGACCTCCTATCTGCTCATGCTTACGGCAGGCAGCACATTTGCAGGACTATTCTCACGACTCGATTATTCCGGACTGAACAGGACCGTGCTCGTTTTCCTGACTACCATGTGCCTGTTGATGACCGGGACACTGGGATTGATGGTGTTCGTCATATCGACGCTCATAGGAGTAGCCTCGCATATCATCGATGTTAGAAAAACATGCCTTATGGGAGTGTTATTAGTGCCGTGTATACTGTATTTCCTGTGA
- the hisG gene encoding ATP phosphoribosyltransferase, which produces MVRIALPNKGRVYEPIMNIFEQAGLHIIDHSDRSLFAKTVDDEITLLFARSRDIPEYVEYGAADMGITGVDFIHESGCDIEVLLDMGMGRADLVVAVPDDSDIEKIEDLEGKKIATEFPEITKKFFSSKGINVHVVEVSGATEITPHIGVADAIVDLTSSGTTLSINHLKIIAHVLRTTQKLIASKESMAKDGRKISEITRALESVIEAKGKRYLMMNVPVSSLDMVKKKIPGMSGPTVMKVESTSPMCAVHAVVPEKEIYKLINELKDVGARDILIVPIERIMR; this is translated from the coding sequence ATGGTAAGGATTGCACTCCCCAATAAAGGAAGAGTCTATGAACCCATTATGAATATTTTCGAGCAGGCCGGACTGCATATAATAGACCATTCCGACAGAAGCCTTTTCGCAAAGACCGTCGACGATGAGATCACTCTTCTCTTCGCCAGGTCAAGGGATATCCCCGAATACGTCGAGTACGGGGCAGCGGACATGGGTATCACGGGAGTGGACTTCATTCATGAGTCAGGATGCGACATAGAAGTCTTGCTCGATATGGGAATGGGCAGGGCGGACCTCGTGGTCGCTGTTCCGGACGACTCGGACATAGAAAAGATAGAGGATCTCGAAGGTAAAAAAATAGCCACGGAATTCCCGGAGATCACAAAGAAGTTCTTTTCGTCAAAAGGCATCAACGTGCACGTCGTCGAAGTCTCAGGCGCCACGGAGATAACCCCGCACATAGGGGTCGCTGACGCGATCGTAGACCTCACTTCCAGCGGTACCACGCTGTCCATAAACCACCTTAAGATCATAGCTCACGTGCTCCGCACGACCCAAAAGCTTATAGCCAGCAAAGAAAGCATGGCGAAGGACGGCAGGAAGATATCGGAGATAACGAGGGCGCTGGAAAGCGTGATCGAGGCGAAGGGCAAGAGGTATCTCATGATGAACGTACCGGTATCGTCGCTCGATATGGTGAAGAAAAAGATACCGGGCATGTCAGGGCCGACAGTGATGAAGGTCGAGTCCACGTCACCGATGTGCGCAGTTCATGCGGTCGTGCCTGAAAAAGAGATATATAAACTCATCAACGAGCTAAAGGACGTAGGGGCAAGGGATATTCTCATTGTGCCCATTGAGCGTATCATGCGCTGA